From one Pseudomonas sp. B21-048 genomic stretch:
- a CDS encoding response regulator transcription factor, translating into MTRILTIEDDAVTAREIVAELSSHGLDVDWVDNGREGLARAVSGDYDLITLDRMLPELDGLAIVTTLRTMGVATPILMISALSDVDERVRGLRAGGDDYLTKPFATDEMAARVEVLLRRQNTVTAQATTLRVADLELNLISHEASRDSQLLTLLPTEYKLLEFLMRNTGQILSRMMIFEEVWGYHFDPGTNLIDVHIGRLRKKIDPPGKVPLIRTVRGSGYVIAEPL; encoded by the coding sequence ATGACCCGCATCTTGACCATCGAAGACGACGCTGTGACCGCCCGGGAAATCGTCGCCGAACTGAGTAGCCACGGCCTCGACGTGGATTGGGTCGACAATGGCCGTGAAGGCCTTGCGCGCGCGGTCAGCGGCGACTACGACCTGATCACCCTCGACCGCATGCTGCCGGAGCTCGATGGTCTGGCGATCGTCACCACCCTGCGCACCATGGGGGTTGCCACGCCGATCCTGATGATCAGCGCCCTCTCCGATGTCGATGAACGGGTGCGCGGCCTGCGCGCCGGCGGCGACGATTACCTGACCAAACCGTTCGCCACCGATGAAATGGCCGCCCGGGTCGAAGTCTTGCTGCGCCGGCAGAACACCGTGACCGCCCAGGCCACCACCTTGCGCGTGGCCGATCTGGAGCTGAACCTGATCAGCCACGAAGCCAGCCGCGACAGCCAGTTGCTGACGCTGTTGCCCACCGAGTACAAGTTGCTGGAATTTCTGATGCGCAACACCGGGCAGATTCTGTCGCGGATGATGATTTTCGAAGAGGTCTGGGGTTATCACTTCGACCCTGGCACCAACCTGATCGACGTGCACATCGGCCGTCTGCGCAAAAAGATCGACCCGCCAGGCAAAGTCCCACTGATTCGGACGGTGCGAGGCTCGGGTTATGTCATTGCTGAACCCCTCTAA